The following are from one region of the Geoalkalibacter subterraneus genome:
- the prsR gene encoding PEP-CTERM-box response regulator transcription factor, which yields MEKLLIVDDSEEIRKQLKWGLGRDYQVLLAGDGEEALSLFRKHRPRVMTLDLGLPPDPDGASEGLRCLEAILNEDNTAKVIMVTGNEERENALEAIQRGAYDFYSKPIDLGEVKVILKRAFHLAELEDENRRLHKKALGEVAPMGGLFGQCPQMQEVFGTIRKVASTDVPVFVLGESGTGKELVARAIHAHSLRKDATFVPINCGAIPDNLLEAELFGYEKGAFTGAQTRTQGKVEFAHKGTLFLDEIGELPTTLQVKLLRFLQEKTIQRVGGRENIEVDARIVAATNIDISDAIAQGAFREDLFYRIGVITLNLPPLRDRGEDIMLLAQMFLLRFADEFGRRVKSYSADAKKVLRRYNWPGNVREMENKIKRAVIMAEGAVIEAGDLGFETNGSPQTMTPELSLDGMTLKDAREKVERDMVLMALNREGGNIAKASEMLGVSRPTFYDLLRRHNLQGAAGR from the coding sequence GTGGAAAAACTTCTGATTGTCGATGACAGCGAAGAAATCCGCAAGCAGCTCAAATGGGGGCTGGGGCGTGATTACCAGGTTTTGCTTGCCGGTGACGGTGAGGAAGCCTTATCGCTTTTTCGCAAGCATCGTCCCAGAGTGATGACTCTCGACCTGGGGCTGCCCCCTGATCCCGATGGGGCGAGCGAAGGGTTGCGCTGCCTGGAGGCGATTCTCAACGAAGATAACACCGCCAAGGTGATCATGGTCACCGGCAACGAAGAGCGCGAAAATGCGCTCGAAGCGATCCAGAGGGGCGCGTACGATTTTTATTCCAAGCCCATTGACCTGGGCGAAGTCAAGGTAATCCTGAAACGTGCATTTCACCTGGCTGAACTGGAAGATGAAAATCGCCGTCTGCACAAAAAAGCGCTGGGGGAAGTGGCCCCCATGGGTGGACTGTTCGGTCAGTGCCCCCAGATGCAGGAGGTTTTCGGCACCATCCGCAAGGTGGCATCCACCGATGTGCCGGTTTTTGTTCTTGGCGAAAGCGGCACCGGCAAAGAACTGGTGGCGCGTGCCATTCATGCCCACAGTTTGCGCAAGGACGCCACTTTTGTGCCGATCAACTGCGGCGCCATTCCTGACAACCTTCTCGAAGCTGAGTTGTTCGGATATGAAAAAGGCGCTTTCACCGGCGCGCAGACCCGCACCCAGGGCAAGGTGGAATTTGCCCACAAGGGGACGTTGTTCCTCGATGAGATCGGAGAGCTTCCAACCACTCTGCAAGTCAAGCTGTTGCGGTTCCTGCAGGAAAAAACCATTCAGCGTGTCGGGGGCCGGGAGAACATCGAGGTCGACGCTCGCATTGTTGCTGCGACCAACATTGACATCAGCGATGCGATTGCACAGGGAGCGTTCCGGGAGGATCTGTTCTACCGCATCGGGGTGATTACCCTGAATCTGCCGCCATTGCGCGACCGCGGAGAGGACATTATGCTGTTGGCGCAGATGTTCCTGCTGCGTTTTGCCGATGAGTTCGGGCGCCGGGTCAAAAGTTACAGTGCCGATGCAAAAAAGGTGCTGCGCAGGTACAACTGGCCGGGAAATGTGCGCGAGATGGAAAACAAAATCAAACGCGCGGTGATCATGGCCGAAGGGGCGGTGATTGAAGCCGGCGATCTGGGTTTCGAAACCAACGGTAGCCCCCAGACGATGACCCCCGAATTAAGCCTCGACGGCATGACCCTCAAAGATGCCCGGGAAAAGGTCGAGCGGGACATGGTCCTGATGGCCCTCAACCGCGAAGGAGGCAACATCGCCAAAGCCTCAGAAATGCTCGGCGTAAGCCGCCCGACCTTCTACGATCTGCTGCGCAGGCATAACCTGCAGGGTGCAGCGGGGCGGTGA
- a CDS encoding PEP-CTERM sorting domain-containing protein, producing MKKIILTLALLIVTGSSSWALTYEFFGVSESGAFGTASMEITIQSNTLMLTLDNTSPLTVDGETNAPGIVGFGFFLENDVDLSSWSLTAFDSGANSLTIGDNTGTGLWEMHSDSVNGIELDYMPHLQDIKGALYNPLQTEGFGAEPNYFTQATLTMIFSDMPIIEIEEQDLGSGLSGTTFVRMKNVGEDGDDSLKLPGTFIPNGGGGGGFDVIPEPGTFLLFGAGLLGLGLWGARRKS from the coding sequence ATGAAGAAAATCATTTTAACCTTGGCTCTTCTGATTGTTACGGGCAGTTCTTCTTGGGCGTTGACCTACGAGTTTTTTGGGGTCTCAGAGAGTGGAGCGTTTGGGACGGCTTCAATGGAAATTACCATCCAGAGCAACACGTTAATGTTAACTCTGGATAACACATCACCTCTCACCGTTGACGGTGAAACCAATGCCCCAGGCATCGTTGGTTTTGGTTTTTTTCTTGAGAATGACGTGGATTTGAGTTCATGGTCCCTCACGGCATTTGATTCCGGAGCAAACTCTTTAACAATCGGCGATAATACAGGCACTGGTCTTTGGGAAATGCATTCTGATAGTGTCAATGGGATAGAACTTGATTACATGCCCCATCTGCAAGATATCAAAGGCGCACTGTACAATCCATTACAGACAGAAGGCTTTGGTGCAGAGCCCAATTATTTTACACAGGCAACGTTAACAATGATTTTCAGTGATATGCCCATTATTGAAATTGAGGAGCAGGATCTTGGAAGTGGCCTGTCCGGAACGACATTTGTCCGCATGAAAAATGTTGGGGAAGATGGCGATGACAGCTTGAAACTACCCGGCACGTTTATTCCCAATGGCGGCGGCGGTGGTGGCTTCGACGTCATCCCTGAACCCGGCACATTCCTCCTGTTCGGTGCCGGCCTGCTGGGGCTGGGACTCTGGGGAGCAAGACGTAAAAGCTGA
- a CDS encoding O-acetylhomoserine aminocarboxypropyltransferase/cysteine synthase family protein: MADQKKSGLGTKALHAGQQPDPTTGAQAVPIYQTSSYAFKSSQHAADLFALKEPGNIYSRIMNPTNDVLEKRLAELDGGVGALALASGSSAITLSILNLAQSGDNIVSTSALYGGTYNLFHYTFKRMGIDVKFVDTSDLSAVENAIDDNTRALFTETIGNPKNNVDDFSALADIAHRNGLPLIVDNTVATPALFRPIEHGADIVCYSLTKFIGGHGTSIGGAVVDSGRFDWSSGRFPEFTTPDPSYHGLVYHEALGELAYILKMRITLLRDMGPCLAPMNAFLFLQGLETLHVRMPRHCQNALALAHYLEQHPQVSWVNYPGLKSHPDYERAKLYLPSGQGAILGFGIKGGKEAGARFIDNVKLASHLANIGDARTLVIHPASTTHQQLSEAEQKAAGVSPDFIRVSVGMEDIDDICADFDQALKA; the protein is encoded by the coding sequence ATGGCTGACCAGAAGAAATCCGGACTCGGAACAAAGGCCCTGCATGCCGGGCAGCAACCCGACCCCACGACCGGCGCGCAGGCGGTGCCGATCTACCAGACATCATCCTACGCGTTCAAATCTTCGCAGCACGCTGCAGATCTCTTTGCCCTCAAAGAGCCGGGCAATATTTACTCCCGCATCATGAACCCGACCAACGACGTCCTTGAAAAACGCCTGGCCGAACTTGACGGCGGCGTTGGAGCGCTGGCGCTGGCATCGGGGTCGTCCGCCATCACCCTGTCGATTCTCAATCTCGCGCAGAGCGGCGACAACATCGTCTCAACCAGCGCTCTTTACGGCGGCACTTACAACCTGTTCCACTACACATTCAAACGCATGGGAATCGATGTAAAATTCGTCGACACTTCAGACCTTTCGGCCGTTGAAAACGCCATTGACGACAACACCAGGGCACTGTTCACCGAAACCATCGGCAACCCCAAAAACAATGTCGATGATTTTTCGGCGTTGGCCGACATCGCCCATCGCAACGGGCTGCCCCTTATCGTCGACAACACGGTGGCCACTCCTGCCCTGTTCCGGCCCATTGAGCACGGCGCCGACATCGTCTGCTACAGTCTGACAAAATTCATCGGCGGTCACGGCACCAGCATCGGCGGCGCGGTAGTCGACAGCGGCCGCTTCGACTGGTCGAGCGGGCGCTTCCCTGAATTCACAACTCCCGATCCCAGCTACCACGGGTTGGTTTACCACGAGGCGTTGGGCGAGCTGGCCTACATCCTCAAAATGCGCATCACCCTTTTGCGTGACATGGGCCCCTGCCTGGCGCCCATGAATGCCTTTCTCTTCCTGCAAGGTCTTGAAACCCTGCACGTTCGTATGCCGCGCCACTGCCAGAACGCACTGGCTCTGGCCCACTACCTTGAGCAGCATCCCCAGGTTTCCTGGGTTAACTATCCCGGCCTCAAAAGCCACCCCGACTACGAGAGGGCGAAACTTTACCTGCCTTCAGGCCAGGGCGCCATCCTCGGCTTCGGAATCAAAGGCGGAAAAGAGGCCGGGGCGCGCTTCATCGACAACGTCAAGCTGGCCAGCCACCTGGCCAACATCGGCGACGCCAGGACGCTGGTCATCCACCCCGCCTCCACAACTCACCAGCAGCTCTCCGAAGCAGAGCAGAAAGCGGCAGGCGTCAGCCCAGATTTTATCCGTGTATCCGTCGGCATGGAGGATATCGACGACATCTGCGCCGATTTCGATCAGGCGTTAAAGGCGTAG
- a CDS encoding O-acetylhomoserine aminocarboxypropyltransferase/cysteine synthase family protein, protein MHKKNWRIETQAVQGGYDPKPSEPRIPPITQSTTFKYDSADHVAKLFDLDATDPFYTRLGNPTWDAFEKKIAMMEGGVAALATSSGQAASTISLLNICRAGQHIVTASTLYGGTYSLFANTFPKLGVEVTFIDPNAGEEEIKAAFRPETRALFAETIGNPGLNVLDFEKFSQIARDMQVPLVIDNTFGTPCLCRPFEHGANIVIHSATKYIDGHATSLGGVIIDGGNFDWNNGRYPELTEPDSSYHGLRYTEKFGPMAYIIKARVQYMRDLGMALGPMNAWMFNQGLHTLPLRMERHSVNALALAKHLEKHDCVSWVNYPGLPRHPTYELTKKYLPLGASGVLTFGIKGGTEAGKKFMEACKLIALVVHVGDARSCVLHPASTTHRQLSEEQQKASGVSPDLIRLSVGIEHIDDLIEDVDQALRVSQGG, encoded by the coding sequence GTGCACAAAAAAAACTGGCGCATAGAAACCCAGGCCGTCCAGGGCGGCTACGATCCCAAGCCGTCTGAACCACGCATCCCCCCGATCACACAGAGCACCACTTTCAAATACGACAGCGCAGACCATGTCGCCAAGCTGTTCGATCTTGATGCCACCGATCCTTTCTACACCCGCCTGGGCAACCCCACCTGGGATGCTTTCGAGAAAAAGATTGCCATGATGGAAGGCGGGGTGGCTGCACTGGCGACCTCGTCCGGGCAGGCCGCTTCAACCATCTCTCTGCTCAATATCTGCCGGGCCGGTCAGCATATCGTGACTGCCAGCACGCTCTACGGCGGCACCTATTCCCTGTTCGCCAACACCTTTCCCAAACTTGGCGTCGAAGTCACCTTCATCGACCCCAATGCCGGCGAAGAAGAAATCAAGGCGGCGTTTCGCCCCGAGACCCGCGCCCTGTTTGCCGAAACCATCGGCAATCCCGGCCTGAACGTGCTCGATTTCGAGAAATTTTCCCAAATTGCCCGCGACATGCAGGTCCCGCTGGTCATCGACAATACGTTCGGAACACCCTGCCTGTGCCGCCCCTTTGAGCATGGCGCCAATATCGTCATCCATTCCGCCACCAAGTATATCGACGGCCACGCCACCAGCCTCGGCGGCGTCATCATCGACGGCGGCAACTTCGACTGGAACAACGGCCGCTATCCTGAACTCACCGAACCCGATTCAAGCTACCACGGCCTGCGCTACACGGAAAAGTTCGGCCCCATGGCCTATATCATCAAGGCGCGGGTGCAGTACATGCGCGATCTTGGCATGGCGCTCGGCCCCATGAACGCCTGGATGTTCAACCAGGGCCTGCATACCCTGCCCCTGCGCATGGAACGTCACAGCGTGAACGCTCTCGCACTGGCGAAGCACCTTGAAAAACACGACTGCGTCAGCTGGGTCAACTATCCAGGACTGCCCAGGCACCCCACCTACGAGCTGACGAAAAAATACCTCCCCCTCGGCGCCAGCGGGGTGCTGACCTTCGGCATCAAGGGTGGCACTGAAGCGGGCAAGAAATTCATGGAAGCCTGCAAGCTGATCGCCCTGGTGGTTCACGTGGGCGATGCGCGTTCCTGCGTGCTGCATCCGGCCAGCACCACCCATCGCCAGTTGAGCGAAGAACAGCAGAAAGCCTCCGGCGTCAGCCCTGATTTGATCCGTCTTTCAGTGGGCATTGAACACATTGATGATCTGATCGAGGATGTGGATCAGGCTTTGCGGGTGAGTCAGGGGGGATGA
- a CDS encoding tRNA (cytidine(34)-2'-O)-methyltransferase — MKKSPFHIVLVEPEIPPNTGNIARLCAATGTVLHLVGKLGFSLDDRYLKRAGLDYWPAVVLHRWDDLAQLQKAYPEGRFWYTSKKAQATYHQVQFKPGDFLVFGKETAGLPDSLLDAHPERTIRIPLYSPVVRSLNLSTATGIVLYEALRQTNSLG, encoded by the coding sequence ATGAAAAAATCACCATTCCACATCGTCCTGGTCGAACCCGAAATCCCACCCAATACCGGCAATATCGCGCGCCTGTGCGCCGCAACCGGGACGGTTCTGCACCTGGTAGGCAAGCTGGGTTTTTCACTGGATGACCGCTATCTCAAGCGGGCCGGTCTCGACTATTGGCCGGCGGTCGTGCTGCATCGCTGGGACGATCTCGCACAACTTCAAAAGGCCTACCCCGAGGGGCGCTTCTGGTATACCTCCAAAAAGGCGCAGGCCACATATCACCAGGTTCAATTCAAACCGGGGGATTTTCTTGTGTTCGGCAAGGAAACCGCCGGCCTGCCCGACTCTCTTCTTGATGCCCACCCTGAACGTACCATCCGTATCCCTTTATATTCCCCCGTGGTGCGCAGCCTTAACCTGTCGACTGCGACCGGCATTGTGCTTTATGAAGCGTTGAGACAGACGAACTCACTTGGTTGA
- a CDS encoding Rqc2 family fibronectin-binding protein: protein MDSLMLEAVVAELEDRLSGARFEKIYQPESDTLIAKLWTGRETLRLLFSASPRFSRLHLTEQKFANPSAPPRFCQLLRARLKRLVSVRRISGERIVEFQCSGPEKESYRLVVELMGRHANLLLVDAQGIIVDLWERRDASVGGRALLPGQPYQLPPPRPLQSLESWDGELPQDAVSTEDVARFLAQTLTPISWLAALDLASGQSAGHNLQELVRDLLEALQEKAFEPVVGTLADDLVVSPFAPRFLELKSRQRFDSPSQAAEAYYRQLIEESGDLGEQQFLRRLVARHQKRVKGRLAKIREQEKDLDKADKFRLYGELLLANMHLVRRGMEQVEVENYYEDPPSRVVIDLDPRRALHENADDYFRRYKKMCRGAEHVERRLHETQQEMDWIDGVAFSLSEAREAEDLVDIRSELEEAGLVPSAGRMEKSFARNRRPRPQAALSPGGFRVYWGKNSRTNDYVSRELASDGDFWFHAYQVPGSHVLLKVTKKGEAVPEEDLLYAAAVAAAYSRAAQSGKVEVMAARAEDVRKPKGARPGLVTVAAYRTVMVKPLIPSKESW from the coding sequence ATGGATTCGCTTATGCTTGAAGCGGTGGTCGCTGAGCTTGAAGACCGATTGAGCGGCGCTCGCTTTGAAAAAATCTACCAGCCGGAATCCGATACGCTGATCGCAAAACTCTGGACCGGCCGCGAAACCCTTCGTCTGCTCTTTTCGGCTTCCCCCCGCTTTTCACGCCTGCATCTGACTGAGCAGAAATTCGCCAACCCTTCGGCTCCGCCCCGTTTCTGCCAGCTTCTGCGCGCGCGACTCAAACGGCTTGTGTCTGTCAGGCGGATTTCAGGTGAGCGCATCGTCGAATTTCAGTGCAGCGGCCCTGAGAAGGAATCCTATCGTTTAGTCGTTGAATTGATGGGACGCCACGCCAATCTTCTCCTGGTGGATGCTCAAGGGATCATCGTCGATTTGTGGGAGCGGCGTGACGCGTCTGTCGGCGGGCGCGCGCTTCTGCCGGGGCAGCCTTATCAACTGCCTCCGCCCAGGCCGCTGCAATCTCTTGAGAGCTGGGATGGAGAGTTGCCGCAGGATGCGGTGAGCACCGAGGACGTGGCGCGTTTTCTCGCTCAAACCCTGACACCTATCTCCTGGTTGGCTGCACTGGATCTTGCGTCGGGACAAAGCGCTGGGCACAATCTTCAGGAGTTGGTGCGCGACCTGTTGGAGGCGCTGCAGGAAAAAGCCTTTGAACCGGTTGTGGGCACCCTGGCTGATGATCTTGTCGTTTCGCCTTTCGCCCCCCGCTTTCTGGAACTTAAATCCAGGCAGCGTTTTGATTCTCCCTCTCAGGCGGCTGAAGCCTATTACCGTCAACTGATTGAAGAGAGCGGGGATTTGGGCGAGCAGCAGTTTCTGCGACGGCTGGTTGCCCGCCACCAGAAGCGGGTCAAGGGACGGCTTGCTAAAATCAGGGAGCAGGAGAAAGATCTCGACAAGGCGGATAAGTTCAGGCTGTACGGCGAGCTATTGCTGGCCAACATGCACCTGGTGCGCCGCGGCATGGAGCAGGTGGAGGTTGAAAATTATTATGAGGACCCGCCCAGTCGGGTTGTTATCGACCTTGATCCCCGCCGCGCGCTTCATGAAAACGCGGATGATTATTTTCGCAGATACAAGAAGATGTGCCGGGGTGCGGAGCACGTTGAACGCCGTCTGCATGAAACCCAGCAGGAGATGGACTGGATTGACGGTGTGGCATTCTCCCTGTCCGAGGCCAGGGAAGCCGAGGATCTGGTTGATATCCGGAGCGAACTTGAAGAAGCCGGCCTTGTCCCCTCTGCCGGACGCATGGAGAAGAGCTTCGCAAGAAATCGCCGACCCCGTCCGCAAGCTGCCTTAAGCCCTGGAGGGTTTCGCGTTTACTGGGGAAAGAACAGCAGAACCAACGATTATGTCAGCCGGGAGCTGGCTTCCGATGGAGATTTCTGGTTTCATGCCTACCAGGTGCCCGGCAGTCACGTCCTGCTGAAGGTGACAAAAAAAGGGGAAGCTGTCCCGGAGGAGGATCTTCTGTACGCGGCGGCGGTGGCTGCAGCTTATTCCCGCGCCGCTCAATCAGGGAAGGTCGAGGTGATGGCGGCCCGGGCCGAAGATGTGCGGAAGCCAAAAGGGGCGCGTCCCGGCCTGGTGACTGTCGCGGCTTATCGGACGGTGATGGTCAAGCCGCTGATACCCTCTAAAGAATCCTGGTAA
- a CDS encoding GAF domain-containing protein, which yields MSHLSEKKLEILQQISNAIILSDNVSSIANIMLDLAIDHTGAQKGSLMLLDSRQRLSIFTSRGLDDKLARTYSIEVGEGIAGYVAQQRQPVLVADIDKDPRFHQTHDHYKTRSFISCPVIGKSQLLGVLNINDKKDGSPFTEDELTLIQIIANQAAIALKNAFLVTQLKSKAAELEDVNRKLIETSVAKTEFLTRVSHELRTPLNSCKGAIYYMLNSERPRTEEDREFLGIISQEVNKMIAIVENQLDFLRTEDESRILHSTIINLENALRETLESKMLQSRIARKDLRIHIRFPQDLPDVVGDKIMVAQLFINLMEGMIPFVPPSGEILFTACEDEHVVLTMQASFRLPEGAAEAFFTSPNLLDPQKSDESLKLYLARKSAQTHHWKLDAANTDQGLRISLVIPRKDRQRIDAAINTTMDLFLDFVSELLAVNTCSIMLSDDLTQDLVIRSARGLDDDVVKQTRIRPGDRIAGWVAQEGKPLLIRDIREDPRFSTSTLSDQYNTQSLLSLPLIIDGKTIGVINLNNKKSGDAFSQTDLKVAQVLADRIASLIAQMRQNGHTEKDLKRIIASFDTLLSAKRRHPHAKMRNLDLTDRLLEKLGVDEDRKRLGLYISMVYDLGLALIDKSVLKKGRNLSKAELGSLRIHPYTTVDLLKDIEFSDDVREIILHHHEHYNGQGYPDGLKGEQIPFLSRALSVVDAWCAMTEDRTYRKKMSEEKALQELKEKAGTQFDPDIVTAFTEMMGSNP from the coding sequence ATGTCGCATTTAAGCGAAAAAAAACTGGAGATCCTTCAGCAGATCTCCAATGCAATCATTCTGTCTGACAATGTCAGCTCCATTGCCAATATCATGCTGGATCTTGCTATCGACCATACGGGAGCCCAAAAAGGATCGCTGATGCTCCTAGACAGTCGGCAGAGGCTGAGTATTTTTACCTCAAGAGGGCTCGATGACAAGCTGGCCCGAACCTACAGCATCGAGGTCGGCGAAGGGATAGCCGGATACGTCGCACAACAGCGACAGCCCGTGCTTGTTGCCGATATCGATAAAGACCCCCGTTTTCACCAAACACATGATCATTACAAGACCCGCTCCTTCATCTCCTGCCCCGTCATCGGCAAGAGCCAACTGCTCGGGGTGCTCAACATCAACGACAAGAAAGACGGCAGCCCTTTCACCGAGGATGAACTGACCCTGATTCAGATCATCGCCAACCAGGCAGCGATTGCCCTCAAAAACGCCTTTCTCGTCACCCAGCTCAAAAGCAAGGCGGCGGAGCTTGAAGATGTCAATCGCAAGCTGATCGAAACCTCTGTGGCCAAAACAGAGTTCCTGACGCGGGTCAGCCATGAACTGCGCACCCCCCTCAATTCATGCAAGGGTGCGATTTACTATATGCTCAACTCCGAACGTCCCCGCACGGAGGAAGACCGGGAGTTTCTCGGCATCATCTCCCAGGAAGTCAACAAGATGATCGCCATCGTGGAGAATCAGCTTGATTTTCTGCGCACAGAGGATGAATCGCGCATTCTGCACAGCACCATCATAAACCTCGAAAACGCCCTGCGTGAAACCCTGGAATCGAAGATGCTGCAATCACGCATCGCACGCAAAGATCTGCGCATCCATATTCGCTTTCCGCAAGACCTTCCCGATGTCGTGGGCGACAAGATCATGGTGGCACAGCTGTTCATCAATCTGATGGAAGGAATGATTCCGTTTGTCCCTCCGTCCGGCGAAATCCTGTTCACCGCCTGTGAAGACGAACATGTGGTTCTGACCATGCAGGCCTCTTTCCGCCTGCCGGAAGGTGCGGCCGAGGCGTTTTTCACCTCGCCCAATCTTCTGGATCCCCAAAAATCCGATGAAAGCCTAAAACTCTATCTGGCGCGCAAGTCGGCGCAGACCCATCACTGGAAGCTCGATGCCGCCAATACCGACCAAGGGCTGCGCATCTCCCTCGTGATTCCCAGAAAAGACCGCCAACGCATCGACGCGGCGATCAATACCACCATGGATCTGTTCCTTGATTTCGTCTCCGAACTGCTTGCTGTCAATACCTGCTCGATCATGCTCAGCGATGACCTGACGCAGGACCTGGTTATCCGCAGCGCACGCGGACTGGACGATGACGTGGTCAAACAGACTCGCATCCGCCCCGGCGACCGGATCGCAGGATGGGTGGCCCAAGAAGGTAAACCGCTGCTGATTCGAGACATTCGCGAAGATCCGCGCTTTTCAACCAGCACCCTGAGCGATCAGTACAATACCCAATCGCTGCTGTCGCTTCCACTGATAATCGATGGGAAAACCATTGGCGTCATCAATCTCAATAACAAGAAATCAGGAGATGCCTTTTCACAGACCGATCTGAAAGTGGCGCAGGTGCTTGCCGACCGTATCGCCTCCCTGATTGCACAAATGAGGCAGAACGGCCACACAGAAAAAGATCTCAAGCGTATCATCGCCTCTTTCGATACCCTGCTTAGTGCAAAGCGACGCCATCCGCACGCCAAGATGCGGAACCTGGATCTGACGGATCGATTGCTCGAAAAACTCGGCGTCGACGAGGACCGCAAGAGACTTGGTCTCTATATTTCAATGGTCTATGACCTGGGGTTGGCGCTGATCGATAAAAGCGTATTGAAGAAGGGGCGCAATCTATCCAAAGCGGAGCTTGGCTCCCTGAGGATTCACCCCTACACAACCGTGGATCTTCTCAAGGACATTGAGTTTTCGGATGATGTCCGGGAAATCATCCTGCACCACCACGAACACTATAACGGGCAGGGATATCCCGATGGGCTTAAAGGAGAGCAGATTCCATTTTTATCGCGGGCATTAAGCGTGGTGGATGCCTGGTGCGCCATGACCGAGGACCGGACCTACCGCAAGAAGATGTCAGAAGAAAAGGCGCTGCAGGAGCTAAAGGAAAAGGCGGGCACCCAGTTCGACCCGGATATCGTCACCGCATTCACCGAAATGATGGGATCGAATCCGTAG
- a CDS encoding S8 family serine peptidase translates to MAGQGPKFKEGELLVKPKSGADPARVEQALRGQGAHAFKEIRGIGVKAVKVPAHAQEKVRAALARNPHIDFAEPNYLGQGMSLPDDPSYGTQWHLPKIAAPEGWQISTGVETVPIAVVDSGVDGSHPDLGDKLLGGFNFLNGSTDTSDVLGHGTAVAGTAAAISNNSIGVAGVAWRNPVMPLVVLDSSNYATYSNIASAIIYAVDNGAKVINVSIGGTSSSFTLQYAIDYAWDRGALVFCAAGNANSSVPNYPAACDRAVAISSTDSSDNRSYFSSYGDWVDLAAPGSSIYTTLRGGGFGYKSGTSFASPVTAGVAALVWSVNPSLTHEEVLNILRNNADDLGAQGFDIYFGHGRVNLAASLGAAGEFVPEADGTAPEVSVASPSEGEILQGTVSFTVAATDDNGVDRVEFLIDGQVVGSDSSAPYAWSWDTTQWNDGGYTLSARAVDPSGNEGVSGSVDVQVSNPAEQEVVVEADTEAPVTLITNPLPGATVEKKEQIDAQASDDTGVVLLEVYLNGSLISSTSDNTLSLRWMTHRLDSGAYKIEVRAYDAAGNMASDTVTVYK, encoded by the coding sequence TTGGCCGGCCAGGGACCCAAGTTCAAAGAGGGCGAGCTGCTGGTCAAACCCAAATCCGGGGCTGATCCTGCCCGGGTGGAGCAGGCGCTCAGAGGTCAGGGCGCTCATGCCTTTAAAGAGATTCGCGGCATTGGCGTCAAGGCAGTCAAAGTGCCGGCCCATGCCCAGGAAAAGGTGCGCGCCGCCCTGGCTCGCAATCCTCATATCGATTTTGCCGAACCCAACTACCTGGGGCAGGGGATGTCGCTACCTGACGACCCCTCCTACGGAACCCAGTGGCATCTGCCGAAGATCGCTGCGCCGGAAGGCTGGCAGATCAGTACAGGTGTTGAAACGGTACCTATTGCCGTAGTCGACTCAGGCGTTGACGGCAGCCACCCCGACCTGGGTGATAAATTGCTCGGGGGCTTCAATTTTCTTAATGGCAGCACGGATACCAGCGATGTTTTGGGCCATGGCACTGCGGTCGCAGGTACGGCTGCGGCTATCTCGAATAATTCCATCGGCGTGGCCGGTGTGGCGTGGCGCAATCCGGTGATGCCTCTGGTTGTGCTCGATTCGAGCAACTACGCCACCTACAGCAACATCGCCTCGGCCATCATCTATGCAGTCGATAACGGCGCCAAGGTCATCAATGTCAGCATCGGCGGCACCAGTTCTTCTTTTACCCTGCAGTATGCCATCGATTACGCCTGGGATCGCGGCGCGCTGGTTTTCTGTGCGGCGGGCAATGCAAATTCAAGCGTTCCCAATTACCCTGCAGCCTGTGATCGTGCGGTGGCGATCTCTTCCACCGATTCCAGCGACAACCGCTCCTACTTCTCAAGTTATGGCGATTGGGTCGATCTGGCTGCGCCTGGTTCATCGATTTACACAACTCTGCGCGGCGGAGGCTTCGGCTACAAAAGCGGGACTTCCTTTGCGTCACCCGTTACTGCAGGCGTTGCGGCGCTGGTGTGGTCCGTCAATCCGAGTCTGACTCACGAAGAGGTGCTCAACATTCTTCGCAACAATGCCGATGACCTGGGCGCACAAGGGTTTGATATCTATTTCGGCCATGGGCGTGTCAACCTTGCTGCAAGTCTTGGTGCGGCCGGTGAGTTTGTTCCCGAAGCCGATGGAACGGCCCCTGAAGTCAGCGTTGCTTCTCCTTCAGAGGGTGAAATTCTCCAGGGTACTGTCTCATTCACTGTTGCGGCGACGGATGACAATGGTGTGGATCGCGTTGAGTTCCTGATCGACGGTCAGGTCGTCGGCAGTGATTCCTCTGCACCCTATGCCTGGAGCTGGGACACGACTCAGTGGAATGACGGCGGCTATACTCTTTCTGCACGCGCGGTTGACCCTTCCGGCAACGAAGGGGTGTCCGGCAGCGTCGATGTGCAGGTCAGCAATCCTGCCGAGCAGGAAGTGGTTGTTGAGGCAGATACTGAAGCGCCTGTCACCCTGATCACAAATCCGCTGCCTGGCGCCACAGTTGAGAAAAAAGAGCAGATCGATGCCCAGGCTTCTGATGATACCGGGGTTGTTCTGCTGGAGGTTTATCTCAACGGTTCGCTTATTTCGTCAACCTCCGACAATACGTTGAGCCTGCGCTGGATGACTCATCGTCTGGACAGCGGCGCATACAAAATCGAAGTGCGGGCCTATGATGCCGCAGGGAACATGGCAAGCGATACGGTGACGGTTTATAAATAA